A stretch of the Oncorhynchus mykiss isolate Arlee chromosome 23, USDA_OmykA_1.1, whole genome shotgun sequence genome encodes the following:
- the LOC110502526 gene encoding gremlin-2, translated as MFWRITLPVLLAGVLCVATETRKPRPQGSIPSPFKTKGNLSDRQRLLPRKPEVLSSSREALVVTERRYLRRDWCKTQPLRQTVSEEGCRSRTVVNRFCYGQCNSFYIPHLMGPSSNRGPGSSRKNHNKVQEPFQSCSFCRPHRFTQLTVQLDCPGLQPTFRHRKVQRVKQCRCMSVDVTGNGKL; from the coding sequence ATGTTTTGGAGAATCACTCTTCCAGTCCTACTGGCTGGGGTACTCTGCGTAGCCACAGAAACAAGGAAGCCCCGTCCCCAAGGCTCCATCCCCTCACCTTTCAAGACCAAAGGCAACCTGTCAGATCGTCAGCGCCTGTTGCCGCGGAAACCCGAAGTCCTTTCGTCAAGTCGGGAGGCCCTGGTGGTCACCGAGCGCCGGTACCTCCGACGTGACTGGTGCAAGACGCAACCCCTCCGCCAGACGGTGAGCGAGGAGGGCTGCCGAAGTCGTACGGTGGTCAACCGCTTCTGCTACGGCCAGTGTAACTCCTTCTACATCCCCCACCTCATGGGCCCCAGCTCAAATCGAGGCCCAGGGTCCAGCCGGAAAAACCACAACAAGGTCCAGGAGCCCTTCCAGTCCTGTTCCTTCTGCAGGCCACACCGCTTTACCCAGCTCACTGTTCAGCTGGACTGTCCGGGCCTGCAACCTACCTTTCGCCATCGCAAGGTACAGCGTGTCAAACAGTGTCGCTGTATGTCGGTGGACGTGACTGGCAACGGGAAACTGTGA